The following proteins come from a genomic window of Hymenobacter canadensis:
- a CDS encoding M16 family metallopeptidase translates to MLDRQVAPPVQPLASVTLPAADVFSLPNGARLHVMRNDAQPVVRLQVVVPAGKWYESAPGVSLLTARMLLEGTHTRTARQIADEVAFYGASLECEQSFDRATLTLYCLTRHLPRLLPLVQDVLTNPTFPTTELELLKNRTIQNVRVERQKTSYLAAERFSHNLYGATHPYGSTFNEQLFAAVPQEALQAFHRHNYALGKAEVFLCGDVASADETLVSELLGTAQNATVPSSAQASLSLASHPAQDYVTVTESIQSSLRIGRQWPALTHPDTHKLQLLVKVLGGYFGSRLMKNIREDKGFTYGIYSSIGPREHATSFVIGTDVNADSADAAIREIHHELRILQNERIPAEELQTVKNYMTGKFANELSTVFEQCDKYKNIVFLNLPANYYTNFIEQVNQLTADELLTLAQQYLSPADMIEVVAGPKK, encoded by the coding sequence ATGCTCGACCGACAAGTCGCTCCTCCCGTTCAGCCGCTGGCCAGCGTAACGCTGCCCGCGGCTGACGTGTTTTCGCTCCCTAACGGAGCGCGCCTGCACGTAATGCGCAACGATGCCCAGCCTGTAGTGCGCCTGCAGGTGGTGGTGCCCGCTGGCAAGTGGTACGAATCCGCGCCCGGCGTCTCGTTGCTCACGGCCCGCATGCTACTCGAAGGCACCCACACCCGCACTGCCCGCCAGATAGCCGACGAAGTAGCCTTCTACGGCGCCTCGCTGGAGTGCGAGCAAAGCTTCGACCGCGCCACCCTCACGCTGTATTGCCTCACCCGCCATCTGCCCCGCCTACTCCCGCTGGTGCAGGATGTCCTCACCAACCCAACCTTTCCCACAACCGAACTGGAGCTGCTCAAGAACCGCACCATCCAGAACGTGCGGGTAGAGCGCCAAAAGACCAGCTACCTCGCCGCTGAGCGGTTTTCCCACAACCTCTACGGCGCCACCCACCCTTACGGCAGCACGTTCAACGAGCAGCTTTTTGCTGCCGTTCCTCAGGAGGCTTTGCAGGCGTTCCACCGTCACAACTATGCGCTGGGGAAGGCCGAGGTATTTTTGTGCGGTGATGTGGCTTCTGCCGATGAAACGCTGGTATCTGAGCTTCTCGGTACTGCGCAGAACGCTACTGTTCCATCGTCTGCCCAAGCGTCATTGTCTCTGGCCAGCCACCCCGCCCAGGATTATGTCACCGTCACTGAAAGCATCCAGTCGTCGCTCCGTATCGGCCGCCAGTGGCCCGCTCTCACCCACCCTGACACCCACAAGTTGCAGTTGCTGGTGAAAGTATTGGGTGGTTATTTCGGCTCGCGCCTGATGAAGAATATCCGCGAAGACAAAGGCTTTACTTACGGAATCTATTCCAGCATCGGCCCCCGCGAGCACGCTACCTCCTTCGTCATTGGCACCGATGTCAACGCCGATAGCGCCGATGCCGCCATCCGGGAAATCCATCACGAGCTCCGGATACTCCAGAACGAACGTATCCCGGCCGAGGAACTTCAGACGGTCAAGAACTACATGACTGGCAAGTTTGCCAACGAGCTCAGCACGGTATTCGAGCAGTGCGACAAGTACAAGAACATCGTGTTCCTGAATCTTCCTGCTAACTATTACACCAACTTTATTGAGCAGGTAAACCAGCTCACCGCTGACGAACTGCTTACCCTAGCACAACAGTACCTCTCTCCTGCTGACATGATAGAGGTAGTAGCAGGCCCTAAAAAGTAG
- the porV gene encoding type IX secretion system outer membrane channel protein PorV yields MTPLKPSVRFALLSGFIGLPLIGAAQTEPNTLTTAVPILTISPDSRAAALGEAGVATSPDANSGYHNAGKLGFITTKYSFSPSYSPWLRNVTDDMGLAYLSGTAKIGARSAISASLMYFDLGTISFRDDFNASLGDYNPKEYAFSVAYGQKLTDNFGVGVAARFIRSNLTGGGGDSRPGNAAAVDLGAYYNKDLSIGAADYNLGLGGTITNIGNKITYTSTSQADFLPTRLKLGFALTRELDAYNKITLTADGAKLLTPTPYYEEGASPSDAAYVARRNAENTDRRNKGIVAAALGSFSDAPGGFSEELREINLSTGAEYTYNDLLMARVGYFYEPRVKGDRQYLSFGLGVRYQVFGVDGAYLVPNSRANPLSQTIRISLNFNFNELEQAFGDGSGSTVN; encoded by the coding sequence ATGACCCCATTGAAGCCGTCCGTGCGTTTTGCGCTGCTTTCCGGATTTATCGGCCTGCCGTTGATTGGCGCGGCCCAAACCGAACCGAATACGCTCACCACGGCTGTTCCGATTCTGACAATCAGCCCCGACTCCCGCGCGGCGGCTCTGGGGGAAGCGGGCGTCGCGACGTCGCCTGATGCCAACTCCGGCTACCACAATGCCGGCAAGTTGGGCTTCATCACCACCAAGTACAGCTTCTCCCCGTCGTACTCGCCTTGGTTGCGCAACGTCACCGACGACATGGGCCTAGCCTATCTGTCGGGTACCGCCAAAATCGGCGCCCGCTCGGCCATCTCGGCTTCGTTGATGTATTTCGACCTCGGCACCATCTCCTTTCGCGACGACTTCAATGCTTCGCTAGGCGACTACAATCCCAAGGAATACGCCTTCAGCGTAGCCTACGGCCAGAAGCTGACTGACAACTTCGGCGTGGGCGTAGCCGCGCGCTTCATTCGCTCCAACCTGACCGGCGGGGGCGGCGATTCACGGCCCGGTAATGCTGCCGCCGTCGATCTGGGCGCCTATTACAATAAGGACCTGTCTATCGGCGCCGCCGATTACAACCTGGGTCTGGGTGGTACCATCACCAACATCGGTAACAAAATCACCTATACCAGCACCTCTCAGGCCGACTTCCTGCCTACCCGCTTGAAGCTCGGTTTCGCCCTCACCCGCGAGCTGGACGCCTACAACAAAATCACGCTCACTGCCGACGGCGCCAAGCTGCTCACGCCCACTCCGTATTATGAGGAAGGCGCTTCGCCGTCCGACGCCGCTTATGTGGCCCGGCGGAATGCCGAGAATACTGACCGCCGTAACAAAGGCATTGTAGCCGCTGCATTGGGTTCCTTCAGTGACGCTCCCGGCGGATTCAGCGAAGAGCTGCGCGAAATCAACCTCTCAACCGGCGCCGAATACACGTACAACGATCTGCTGATGGCCCGCGTAGGTTACTTCTATGAGCCCCGCGTGAAAGGCGACCGGCAGTACCTGAGCTTCGGCCTGGGCGTGCGCTACCAGGTATTTGGTGTGGACGGCGCTTATCTGGTGCCCAACTCCCGCGCCAACCCTTTGTCGCAAACGATCCGCATTTCGCTCAACTTCAATTTCAACGAGCTGGAACAAGCCTTTGGCGATGGTTCCGGCTCTACGGTCAACTAA
- the porU gene encoding type IX secretion system sortase PorU, with translation MRYFTFLVVCGYLLLGLALPGLAQDGRRSVSRQLTWQGAAEVVGPDGKLQRIPSFAGMQPRRGMLQAYTVVSVPGTVAEGQVQKAVYEPFSATDAALLKNFKDAGPTPTPFTGTEQGQPVTLVLLPTIRRSAQSGQPEKLVSFEYSYTLAPPVVRRGQAISYAPNSVLRAGTWHKIGVDRSGIFKLDRTALAAMGFDVQTLDPSRLQIYGNATGLLPQAISTRRPDDLVENAVYFSGDANATLDANEYFLFYARGPHVWEPDPTAGTQRFRHIQNIYSDTAYYFLTVAPAPRTGRRVTAAPAAGAANAPAVTQYAARWFWERELVNLAKSGRVWLGEGFTASSNATQNFDTDLTDLVAGAPVQVTASLAGRSTSSQAFRIAVNSSTLVQSIPAVGRIEYPEYAATSVQTQTVVPTLTSAPLRLGLTFSSSDAAADGYLDYLEVNARRPLRLAGSLLEFRSFENVRAGSVTPFTLAGSSGTTQVWDVTNPRRPRAYAPNGAGTFVAPTDSLREFVAFDPAGSFPTPRSFGRISNQDLHGTLNPARDLDMVIVTYPAFRAQAQELADWRRTNDGLKVAVVTTTQVYNEFGGGSQDVSAIRDMMKMVYDQRDSPRRNQYLLLFGDASYDYKSKPSNLTNTANLPDWWTKRVPGSGDRIAQNYVPTYESRESFAQIFGRENGFGAQTFCSDDYFGILDDNEGEWLEFGGADGIMDVAVGRLPVRTPLGEPSSTIQAAAMVKKLKDYDLRPSLGKWRNRLTFIADDQDNSAYPRDYAEPLISQVSNKHPEFNFRKVYLDMYPQINANGERSPEAERAVDESFEQGSLIINYTGHGGPDALTDEKILTRESVLRLRNLSRQTFMVTGTCDFSYYDNPEKTSAGELTLTDVEGGAMGLFTTTRLVYASSTLITPLLDSILSVRSGQATRIGDAARYSKAIGSTDPLNRNYVLLGDPSTRLARPDVAMTLDSINGVVLTPSYNQPLTALSKVRLSGSVRNTAAVSSSINPNFSGTAQITVYEKPSTITTLATSPLDVPLPIQVQENIIYDGQATITNGRFTVQFVVPRDINYSLGLGKVSLYASNRSGAIVDAHGYRSVPVGGASTTANADTIPPRIRLFMDNEKFVFGGLTSNTTTLIARLFDESGINTTGSGIGHEITATLDNDPAKLTILNSFYVASVDSFQSGRVEYLFKDLATGPHVLHLKAWDTYNNSAIRDVEFIAASTDKLALKHVLNYPNPFSTTTTFHFDHNRAEDVLDVQVQIFTVSGRLVRTLQTTVGSGASHVPANFSDPSLSWNGRDEFNDQLARGVYVYRVSVRSQKDQATATKFEKLVILN, from the coding sequence ATGCGCTACTTTACTTTCCTGGTAGTTTGCGGCTATTTGCTGCTGGGGCTGGCCCTGCCGGGGCTGGCTCAGGACGGACGCCGCTCGGTTTCGCGCCAGCTCACCTGGCAGGGTGCCGCCGAGGTAGTAGGTCCTGATGGGAAGCTGCAGCGCATCCCGTCGTTTGCGGGCATGCAGCCCCGCCGCGGTATGCTGCAGGCTTACACCGTCGTGTCGGTGCCCGGCACCGTGGCTGAGGGCCAGGTTCAGAAAGCCGTGTACGAGCCGTTTTCCGCCACTGACGCCGCGCTACTCAAGAATTTCAAGGACGCCGGCCCCACGCCCACACCGTTCACCGGTACCGAGCAGGGCCAGCCCGTCACGCTGGTGCTGCTGCCCACCATCCGGCGCAGCGCCCAGTCAGGCCAGCCCGAGAAACTGGTATCGTTTGAGTACAGCTACACGCTGGCGCCGCCGGTCGTGCGCCGCGGGCAGGCCATCAGCTACGCGCCCAACTCGGTGCTGCGCGCCGGCACCTGGCACAAAATAGGCGTCGACCGGAGCGGCATCTTCAAGCTAGACCGCACCGCGCTGGCCGCTATGGGCTTCGACGTGCAAACCCTCGACCCCAGCCGCCTGCAGATCTACGGCAACGCCACCGGCCTGCTGCCCCAGGCCATCAGCACTCGCCGCCCCGACGACCTAGTGGAAAACGCCGTGTACTTCTCCGGCGACGCCAACGCCACCCTCGACGCCAACGAGTACTTCCTGTTCTATGCCCGCGGCCCGCACGTGTGGGAGCCCGACCCCACGGCCGGCACCCAGCGCTTCCGCCACATTCAGAACATCTATTCTGATACTGCCTACTACTTCTTGACGGTGGCCCCGGCCCCGCGCACGGGCCGCCGCGTGACGGCCGCCCCCGCCGCTGGCGCGGCCAACGCCCCGGCCGTCACGCAATATGCGGCCCGCTGGTTTTGGGAGCGGGAACTGGTGAACCTGGCCAAATCGGGCCGGGTGTGGCTGGGCGAAGGCTTCACCGCCTCCAGCAACGCCACCCAGAACTTCGACACCGACCTGACCGACCTAGTAGCCGGCGCGCCGGTGCAGGTGACGGCCTCGCTGGCCGGCCGCTCTACCAGCAGTCAGGCGTTCCGTATTGCGGTTAATTCCTCAACGCTTGTGCAGAGCATTCCGGCTGTCGGCCGCATCGAATATCCCGAATATGCCGCTACCAGCGTGCAGACCCAAACTGTCGTTCCTACCCTTACCAGCGCACCCCTACGGCTCGGCCTCACCTTTTCCAGCTCCGACGCTGCGGCCGATGGCTACCTTGATTATCTGGAAGTGAATGCCCGGCGGCCATTGCGGCTGGCTGGCTCGCTACTGGAATTCCGCTCCTTTGAGAATGTACGCGCCGGCAGTGTTACGCCCTTCACGCTGGCCGGCAGCAGCGGCACCACCCAGGTCTGGGACGTAACTAATCCGCGCCGGCCCCGCGCCTATGCCCCCAACGGCGCGGGCACGTTTGTGGCGCCTACCGATTCGCTGCGCGAGTTTGTCGCCTTTGACCCCGCTGGCTCGTTCCCTACGCCCCGCAGCTTCGGCCGCATCAGCAACCAGGATCTGCACGGCACCCTCAACCCCGCCCGCGACCTGGATATGGTGATTGTAACCTACCCAGCCTTCCGGGCGCAGGCACAGGAGCTGGCCGACTGGCGCCGCACCAACGATGGCCTCAAAGTAGCCGTCGTGACCACCACGCAGGTGTACAACGAGTTTGGTGGCGGCAGCCAGGACGTGTCGGCTATCCGCGACATGATGAAGATGGTGTACGACCAGCGCGACTCGCCGCGCCGCAACCAGTACCTGCTGCTCTTCGGCGACGCTTCCTACGACTACAAATCCAAACCTTCCAACCTCACCAACACTGCCAACCTGCCCGACTGGTGGACCAAGCGCGTGCCCGGCAGCGGTGACCGGATTGCGCAGAACTACGTGCCGACCTACGAGTCGCGCGAGTCGTTTGCCCAGATTTTCGGAAGAGAAAATGGCTTTGGAGCGCAGACCTTCTGCTCAGATGACTATTTTGGTATTCTCGATGATAATGAGGGTGAATGGTTAGAATTTGGAGGTGCCGATGGCATTATGGACGTGGCTGTGGGCAGGCTTCCTGTTCGCACCCCATTAGGCGAGCCGTCTTCTACCATCCAAGCGGCTGCAATGGTGAAGAAACTCAAGGATTACGACCTGCGGCCTTCTCTGGGCAAGTGGCGCAACCGCCTCACTTTTATTGCTGACGACCAGGATAACAGCGCTTATCCGCGTGACTATGCTGAGCCACTTATCAGCCAGGTAAGTAACAAACATCCCGAATTTAACTTCCGCAAGGTCTACCTCGATATGTACCCGCAGATCAACGCCAACGGCGAACGGTCGCCGGAGGCCGAGCGGGCCGTGGATGAATCGTTTGAGCAGGGCTCCCTAATTATCAATTATACCGGCCACGGCGGCCCCGATGCCCTCACCGACGAGAAAATCCTGACTCGCGAGTCGGTATTACGCCTGCGCAACCTGAGCCGCCAGACGTTCATGGTCACCGGCACCTGCGACTTCAGCTACTACGACAACCCCGAGAAAACCTCCGCCGGGGAGTTGACCCTGACCGACGTGGAAGGTGGGGCCATGGGTTTGTTTACCACTACCCGCCTCGTCTATGCCTCCAGCACACTGATTACGCCTCTGTTAGACTCTATTCTATCGGTGCGCAGCGGCCAGGCCACCCGCATCGGCGACGCGGCCCGCTACTCCAAGGCCATTGGCTCTACAGATCCATTGAACCGCAACTATGTGCTGCTCGGCGACCCCAGCACCCGGCTGGCCCGCCCCGATGTGGCCATGACGCTGGATTCCATCAACGGCGTAGTGCTCACGCCCTCGTATAACCAGCCGCTCACGGCCCTGTCGAAGGTGCGGCTATCGGGCTCGGTGCGCAATACGGCCGCCGTCTCGTCCTCCATCAACCCCAACTTCTCTGGCACCGCCCAAATTACGGTGTACGAAAAGCCCAGCACCATCACCACGCTGGCCACTTCGCCGCTGGACGTACCGCTGCCCATTCAGGTGCAGGAAAACATCATCTACGACGGTCAGGCCACCATCACCAACGGCCGCTTCACGGTGCAGTTCGTCGTGCCCCGCGACATCAACTACAGCCTGGGCCTGGGGAAAGTGAGTCTGTATGCATCCAACCGCTCGGGCGCCATCGTAGATGCTCACGGCTACCGGTCGGTACCGGTAGGCGGCGCCTCCACCACCGCCAACGCCGACACCATTCCGCCCCGCATCCGCCTGTTCATGGATAATGAGAAGTTCGTGTTCGGTGGCCTCACCAGCAACACCACCACGCTCATTGCCCGCCTCTTCGACGAAAGCGGCATCAACACCACCGGCTCCGGTATCGGCCACGAAATCACGGCTACCCTCGATAACGACCCCGCCAAGCTCACCATCCTCAACTCGTTCTACGTGGCCAGCGTCGACAGCTTCCAGTCGGGCCGGGTAGAATACTTGTTCAAGGATCTGGCCACTGGCCCGCACGTGCTGCACCTAAAAGCCTGGGACACCTACAATAACTCCGCCATCCGCGACGTAGAGTTCATTGCCGCCTCCACCGACAAGCTGGCCCTGAAACACGTGCTCAACTACCCTAACCCGTTCTCCACCACCACCACCTTCCACTTCGACCACAACCGCGCCGAGGATGTGCTCGACGTGCAGGTGCAGATTTTCACCGTCTCGGGCCGCCTCGTCCGGACGCTGCAAACCACGGTGGGCAGCGGTGCGTCGCACGTGCCGGCCAACTTCTCCGACCCTTCGCTGTCGTGGAACGGTCGCGACGAGTTCAACGACCAGCTGGCCCGCGGCGTGTACGTGTACCGCGTCAGCGTCCGGTCGCAAAAAGACCAGGCCACGGCCACCAAGTTCGAAAAACTGGTCATTCTGAATTAA
- a CDS encoding CDP-alcohol phosphatidyltransferase family protein gives MAIKKHLPNALTCLNLLCGCVALTFILGMNSAQIEGGGPWYMFSADTWRPLVLAAYLIGIAAVADFLDGLVARALHVSSPIGKDLDSLADMVSFGVVPGAILFKLLQQVLPMHGLPISLAYLAFTISIFSALRLAKFNNDTRQSDSFIGLPTPACTLVVASLPLILTYDSFGVSALILNPWVLLGLTLLLSGLLVAEIPLFALKFKNLTWQDNSLRFVFLLLSVGLLAGLQSAAVPLIVLLYVLLSVVRPATR, from the coding sequence ATGGCTATTAAAAAGCATCTTCCTAACGCCCTGACGTGCCTGAACCTGTTGTGCGGCTGCGTGGCGTTGACCTTTATCCTGGGTATGAATTCGGCCCAGATTGAGGGCGGCGGCCCTTGGTATATGTTCTCGGCGGACACCTGGCGGCCACTGGTGCTGGCGGCTTACCTGATCGGCATTGCGGCCGTAGCCGACTTCCTCGACGGGTTGGTGGCGCGGGCGCTGCACGTGTCGTCGCCGATTGGCAAAGACCTGGATTCGCTGGCCGACATGGTGTCTTTTGGGGTAGTGCCGGGCGCCATCCTGTTTAAGCTGCTCCAGCAAGTGCTGCCGATGCACGGCCTGCCCATCAGCCTCGCCTACCTGGCTTTCACCATCAGCATCTTTTCGGCGCTGCGGCTGGCTAAGTTCAACAACGACACCCGCCAGTCCGACTCCTTCATCGGGCTGCCCACGCCGGCCTGCACGCTGGTGGTGGCCTCCTTGCCGCTCATCCTCACCTACGACTCGTTCGGCGTTTCGGCCCTGATTCTGAATCCGTGGGTACTGCTGGGCCTCACGCTGCTGCTGTCGGGCCTGCTGGTGGCCGAAATTCCGCTGTTCGCCCTCAAGTTCAAAAACCTCACCTGGCAGGACAATTCGCTGCGTTTCGTGTTCTTATTGCTGTCGGTGGGGCTGCTGGCGGGGCTGCAATCCGCGGCGGTTCCGCTTATCGTATTGCTCTACGTGCTGCTGTCGGTGGTGCGGCCGGCCACCCGCTGA
- a CDS encoding MBL fold metallo-hydrolase has product MTVSGFTFNAFSENTYLLHDATGQCVVVDPGCYDRAEQAALQAFITDHQLQVVLLLNTHCHIDHVFGNQFVLDTYKVPFLIHEADLATLRAVPAYAPSYGFPHYSPAEPTGFLAPGTPVRFGDTELEVRFAPGHAPGHVVFYHAPTKVVIGGDVLFQQSIGRTDLPGGDHATLIESIRTQLLTLPDDVTVYPGHGPATTIGAERRSNPFLR; this is encoded by the coding sequence ATGACCGTTTCAGGGTTTACCTTCAACGCCTTTTCCGAGAATACCTACCTGCTTCATGATGCCACCGGCCAGTGCGTGGTGGTAGACCCCGGCTGCTACGACCGGGCCGAGCAGGCTGCCTTGCAGGCGTTCATCACCGACCACCAGCTGCAGGTGGTGCTGCTGCTGAACACCCACTGCCACATCGACCACGTATTCGGCAACCAGTTTGTGCTGGACACTTATAAGGTGCCGTTTCTGATTCATGAGGCCGACCTGGCCACGCTGCGGGCCGTGCCGGCCTACGCGCCCAGCTACGGCTTCCCGCACTACTCGCCCGCCGAGCCCACCGGCTTCCTGGCACCCGGCACGCCCGTCCGCTTCGGCGACACCGAGCTGGAGGTGCGCTTTGCGCCCGGCCACGCCCCCGGCCACGTGGTGTTCTACCACGCCCCTACCAAGGTGGTCATCGGCGGCGACGTGCTGTTTCAGCAGAGCATCGGCCGCACCGACCTGCCCGGCGGCGACCACGCCACCCTGATTGAGAGCATCCGCACCCAGCTGCTCACCCTCCCCGACGATGTAACGGTATATCCCGGTCACGGCCCCGCTACCACTATTGGCGCCGAGCGCCGTTCCAATCCGTTTTTGCGCTAG
- a CDS encoding NAD(P)/FAD-dependent oxidoreductase has product MTDYDYLILGHGIAGATLAWELRRRGHRVLVLDAPNPNSASNVAAGLINPVAGKRFALAWRADEMITAAEQLYGDMAAHFGEQFFVQLPVWKLFSSVAEQNTMLARSADHPWQDFVEDAGAPLPPVPGIRDEFGGLRIQRGGYLRLRELLAALTAESLANGTLQHETFDWQQLVTGPAGVSYAGRIQARHFICCEGAAALQNPFFSWLPLTPNQGEVLDVDCPGLSEAQVINKGAYVVPLGNGQFRVGATYRWPPFAEGITPEATQELSQRLAAAVSLPFGVVEQRAGVRPAVRDRKPLLGRHPETPEVSIFNGFGSKGVLLAPRLAILLADYLEHPEAELWPEVNIRRYQALYTAAQSAAGFSS; this is encoded by the coding sequence ATGACCGACTACGATTACCTGATATTGGGCCACGGCATTGCGGGCGCCACGCTGGCCTGGGAGCTGCGCCGCCGCGGCCACCGCGTGCTGGTGCTCGATGCGCCCAACCCCAACTCGGCCTCCAACGTGGCGGCCGGCCTCATCAACCCGGTGGCCGGCAAGCGCTTTGCCCTGGCCTGGCGCGCCGACGAAATGATTACGGCCGCCGAGCAGCTCTACGGCGACATGGCCGCCCATTTCGGCGAGCAGTTTTTCGTGCAGCTGCCGGTCTGGAAGCTGTTTTCGTCGGTGGCGGAGCAGAACACCATGCTGGCCCGCAGCGCCGACCATCCGTGGCAGGATTTCGTGGAAGATGCCGGTGCGCCATTGCCGCCGGTGCCAGGCATCCGCGACGAATTTGGGGGGCTGCGCATCCAGCGCGGCGGCTACCTGCGGCTGCGCGAATTGCTGGCGGCCCTCACCGCCGAAAGTCTGGCCAACGGAACCCTGCAGCACGAAACTTTTGACTGGCAGCAGCTCGTTACCGGCCCGGCGGGCGTAAGCTACGCCGGGCGGATACAGGCGCGGCATTTTATTTGCTGCGAAGGTGCCGCCGCGCTGCAGAATCCTTTTTTCAGCTGGCTGCCGCTCACGCCCAACCAGGGCGAGGTATTGGATGTTGATTGCCCGGGCCTTTCGGAGGCGCAGGTAATCAACAAAGGCGCTTACGTGGTGCCGCTCGGCAACGGGCAGTTCCGGGTGGGCGCTACGTACCGCTGGCCGCCCTTCGCCGAAGGCATCACGCCCGAGGCGACGCAGGAGCTTAGCCAGCGCTTGGCCGCCGCCGTCAGTCTGCCCTTTGGGGTGGTAGAGCAGCGGGCCGGCGTGCGGCCGGCCGTGCGCGACCGGAAACCGCTGCTGGGGCGGCATCCGGAAACGCCGGAAGTGAGTATCTTCAATGGCTTCGGCTCGAAGGGCGTGCTGCTGGCTCCGCGGCTCGCCATCCTGCTGGCCGATTATCTGGAACACCCGGAGGCTGAGTTGTGGCCCGAGGTCAATATCCGGCGCTACCAGGCGTTGTATACCGCGGCCCAGTCGGCTGCGGGTTTTTCTTCCTAA
- a CDS encoding heme exporter protein CcmB — MIKDFRLEWRQRAALNGMLLYVGSTVFVCYLSFSVRGGIPPAPAWNALFWIILLFSAVNAVAKGFLQESRGRMLYYYTLVRPQAVILAKIAYNALLLLGLGLAGLGLYLLILGNPVQNVPLFVGNVALGALGFASTLTLVSGIAAKASNSNTLMAVLGFPLMIPMLLLLIKVSKNALDGLEFEASQSSLLTLVALNMIVVAVSYVLFPFLWRS, encoded by the coding sequence ATGATCAAAGACTTCCGCCTGGAATGGCGGCAGCGCGCGGCCCTCAACGGCATGCTGCTCTACGTGGGCAGCACGGTATTCGTCTGTTACCTGAGCTTTTCGGTACGGGGCGGCATTCCGCCCGCGCCGGCCTGGAATGCCCTGTTCTGGATCATCCTGCTGTTTTCGGCCGTGAATGCCGTGGCGAAGGGCTTTCTGCAGGAAAGCCGGGGCCGTATGCTCTACTACTACACGCTGGTTCGCCCGCAGGCCGTGATTCTGGCCAAAATAGCTTACAACGCCTTGCTGCTGCTGGGTTTGGGGCTGGCGGGGCTGGGCCTGTACCTGCTGATTCTGGGCAACCCCGTGCAGAACGTGCCGCTGTTTGTGGGCAATGTGGCGCTGGGCGCGCTGGGGTTTGCCTCCACGCTCACGCTGGTTTCGGGCATTGCGGCCAAGGCCTCCAACAGCAACACGCTGATGGCCGTGCTGGGCTTCCCGCTCATGATTCCGATGTTGCTTCTGCTGATCAAAGTGTCCAAGAATGCCCTCGACGGTCTGGAATTCGAAGCCAGCCAAAGCTCGCTGCTCACGCTGGTGGCGCTCAACATGATAGTGGTAGCCGTGTCGTATGTGCTTTTCCCGTTTCTGTGGCGCTCCTGA
- a CDS encoding cytochrome c biogenesis protein, producing MKNNWWKGLTVLLLLYTAVAGLLVPVPRLAILNETIRNLYFHVPMWFGMTFILVASVYYSIRYLRTPTPELDIRSHESARIGILMGCVGLATGSIWARYTWGTWWTNDPKLNGAAIAMLIYGAYLVLRSSFTDEQQRARISAIYNIFAFATAMPLFYILPRLTDSLHPGAGGNPAFAKYDLDNAMRAVFYPAVIGWTLLAFWLAQVASRISLLKLKVYEKQLA from the coding sequence ATGAAAAACAACTGGTGGAAAGGTCTGACGGTGTTGCTGCTGCTCTACACAGCGGTGGCGGGGCTGCTGGTGCCGGTGCCGCGGCTGGCCATTCTCAACGAAACCATCCGCAACCTCTACTTCCATGTGCCCATGTGGTTCGGGATGACCTTCATCCTGGTGGCCTCGGTGTACTACTCCATCCGCTACCTGCGCACGCCCACACCGGAGCTGGATATCCGCTCGCACGAGTCGGCCCGCATTGGCATTCTGATGGGCTGCGTAGGACTGGCGACGGGCAGCATCTGGGCGCGCTACACCTGGGGCACCTGGTGGACCAACGACCCCAAACTCAACGGCGCGGCCATTGCCATGCTCATCTACGGCGCTTATCTGGTGCTGCGCTCCTCATTCACCGATGAGCAGCAGCGGGCCCGCATTTCGGCCATCTACAACATCTTCGCCTTTGCCACGGCCATGCCGTTGTTCTACATTCTGCCGCGCCTCACCGACTCTCTACACCCCGGCGCGGGCGGCAACCCGGCCTTCGCCAAATACGACCTCGACAACGCCATGCGCGCCGTGTTCTACCCGGCCGTTATCGGCTGGACGCTGCTGGCCTTCTGGCTGGCGCAGGTAGCCAGCCGCATTTCTCTGCTCAAACTCAAGGTATATGAAAAACAGCTTGCGTAG
- a CDS encoding CcmD family protein — MKNSLRSLRSGFLLLLALLLPVLHAAAQTADSPEMADTFRADGKIYVVVAVITVVLAGLLALLVSLDRKVSRLERELKD; from the coding sequence ATGAAAAACAGCTTGCGTAGCCTCCGCTCAGGCTTTCTGCTGCTCCTGGCCCTACTGCTGCCCGTGTTGCACGCCGCAGCCCAAACCGCCGACTCGCCCGAAATGGCCGACACTTTCCGCGCCGACGGCAAGATTTACGTGGTAGTGGCCGTCATAACGGTGGTGCTGGCCGGTTTGCTGGCCCTGCTGGTATCCCTGGACCGGAAAGTAAGCCGCTTAGAGCGCGAGTTGAAAGACTAG